From the genome of Symphalangus syndactylus isolate Jambi chromosome 5, NHGRI_mSymSyn1-v2.1_pri, whole genome shotgun sequence, one region includes:
- the S100B gene encoding protein S100-B: MSELEKAMVALIDVFHQYSGREGDKHKLKKSELKELINNELSHFLEEIKEQEVVDKVMETLDNDGDGECDFQEFMAFVAMVTTACHEFFEHE, encoded by the exons ATGTCTGAGCTGGAGAAGGCCATGGTGGCCCTCATCGACGTTTTCCACCAATATTCTGGAAGGGAGGGAGACAAGCACAAGCTGAAGAAATCCGAACTGAAGGAGCTCATCAACAATGAGCTTTCCCATTTCTTAGAG GAAATCAAAGAGCAGGAGGTTGTGGACAAAGTCATGGAAACACTGGACAATGATGGAGACGGCGAATGTGACTTCCAGGAATTCATGGCCTTTGTTGCCATGGTTACCACTGCCTGCCACGAGTTCTTTGAACATGAGTGA